The window TCGAGCAGTTGCTCGGCCAGCCGCATTTCCCCTTGGTGTTCGCCGCCCATGGCGCAGTTGAGCAGCAAATGGCTGGTCAGCTCCATCTGACAGACCAAGCGCACCTGCGGGTAGCGCCCTTGCTCGGTGTTATCACCGGTAAAAGCGGCGCGGTTCTCTGCCGTGTCCTGGGCGCGGAACATCACCCCATCCACGGCCAGCAAGTTCAGGCCGCACCAGGTATCGAAAGCATGATGCTGGTAGCTGTGCTGGGCCAATCCTTCAAAAACGGCTCTGACCGGCGCTTCGCCAAGGCGCTGGCGGGCCTGTACCACGGCGCTGGGCGCGAGCAGAGGCTGCTGGTTGGCCAGCAGCACATCCAGGCGATTGGCGATGTGCCACACCGACTCCTGGCGGAACAAGCTCATGCCGATAACGGTCCAGAGCACGGCATCGATGGGTAAACGGCGCCGACGCAACGTGGCAACACCGGTACTGGCAAAGGCTTGTTCGAGCACGGCCGGGTCGAGAAGGGCGGAAAACTGCTCGAGAGAGCGGTACTCGTTGCTGAAGGCAAAAGCGGAGGACAAGGCGGTTTGAAGACGCATAAAAAAATCCGACACCAAGGAGATGTCGGATTTTTCCATCACTAGAGGATCAGTCAAGCGATCGGTCTTAAC is drawn from Gallaecimonas pentaromativorans and contains these coding sequences:
- a CDS encoding IS4 family transposase — translated: MTDPLVMEKSDISLVSDFFMRLQTALSSAFAFSNEYRSLEQFSALLDPAVLEQAFASTGVATLRRRRLPIDAVLWTVIGMSLFRQESVWHIANRLDVLLANQQPLLAPSAVVQARQRLGEAPVRAVFEGLAQHSYQHHAFDTWCGLNLLAVDGVMFRAQDTAENRAAFTGDNTEQGRYPQVRLVCQMELTSHLLLNCAMGGEHQGEMRLAEQLL